The following proteins are encoded in a genomic region of Methylobacterium tardum:
- a CDS encoding HdeD family acid-resistance protein: MTSSPTPNSGPTATSPSGVPLVGAARLDAMSAALARNWWLIALRGVIAILFGAVAFIAPGAFVLSLVLFFAAYMVADGVFAIIGAVRAAQRHERWGFLLLEGLADIIVGVAAVLVPAAAVWAFVLLLAVWALVTGGLMIAAAFRLHLHYGRWWLVLGGIVSILFGIALILEPGMSALVLTWWIGSYTFAFGVLLLILAFQLRSRHGAAGSSITPTGR; encoded by the coding sequence ATGACCAGCAGTCCGACACCGAATTCCGGCCCCACGGCCACGTCTCCGTCCGGCGTCCCGCTCGTCGGCGCCGCGCGCCTCGACGCCATGAGCGCGGCGCTCGCCCGCAACTGGTGGCTCATCGCCCTGCGCGGGGTCATCGCGATCCTGTTCGGCGCCGTGGCCTTCATCGCGCCCGGCGCCTTCGTGCTCTCGCTGGTGCTGTTCTTCGCCGCCTACATGGTCGCCGATGGCGTCTTCGCCATCATCGGCGCGGTCCGGGCGGCGCAGCGTCACGAGCGCTGGGGCTTCCTGCTGCTGGAAGGCCTCGCCGACATCATCGTGGGTGTCGCGGCGGTTCTGGTCCCGGCGGCGGCGGTCTGGGCCTTCGTGCTGCTGCTCGCCGTCTGGGCGCTGGTGACCGGCGGGCTGATGATCGCCGCGGCCTTCCGGCTTCATCTCCATTACGGCCGCTGGTGGCTCGTTCTCGGCGGCATCGTGTCGATCCTGTTCGGGATCGCGCTGATCCTCGAGCCCGGCATGTCGGCCCTGGTGCTGACGTGGTGGATCGGCTCCTACACCTTCGCATTCGGCGTGCTCCTGCTGATCCTGGCCTTCCAGCTTCGGAGCCGGCACGGGGCCGCCGGGTCGTCCATCACCCCGACCGGGCGCTGA
- a CDS encoding HlyD family secretion protein, with the protein MFDDQRQASEAAARARPADGRAEAVDRDVVDRDVLDLGRPTQERETARKPGADGEDQEADQDAPKEETDDGADDQEDEERRPNILRRHPFAFLLGALAVVALCVGVFFYWLLYMHPYESTDDAFVDARSISIQPKVGGYLADVPVTDNQHVEAGQILFQIYQRDYQIALEQAKAQVEADEAAIKNIDAQIQAQYANIDVSKAQVATAEAALKFAQEDAARYKDLAERGSGSIQQSQSATSTLQQRQASLQSANASVVAAQKQIGSLQAQKASTQAQLARDKAQVEQAELNLGYTTIRSVQSGRVVRLTGGIGQLAQAGQTLSTFVPDDIWVTANYKETQITDMRPGQPVDIAIDAYPSRKIHGTVASVQPGSGTAFSLLPAQNATGNYVKVTQRIPVKIVVSDWPTDVSIGPGMSIVPTVTVR; encoded by the coding sequence ATGTTTGACGATCAGCGGCAGGCCTCCGAGGCGGCGGCGCGCGCGCGGCCGGCCGATGGCCGGGCCGAGGCGGTCGACCGCGATGTCGTCGACCGCGATGTCCTGGATCTCGGCCGGCCCACGCAGGAGCGCGAGACCGCGCGCAAGCCCGGCGCGGACGGCGAGGATCAGGAGGCGGATCAGGACGCGCCGAAGGAGGAGACCGACGACGGGGCGGACGATCAGGAGGACGAGGAGCGCCGCCCCAACATCCTGCGCCGCCACCCGTTCGCGTTCCTGCTCGGCGCCCTCGCGGTCGTCGCTCTGTGCGTCGGCGTGTTCTTCTACTGGCTCCTGTACATGCACCCGTACGAGAGCACCGACGACGCCTTCGTCGACGCGCGCAGCATCTCGATCCAGCCCAAGGTCGGCGGCTACCTCGCCGATGTGCCGGTCACCGACAACCAGCACGTCGAGGCCGGGCAGATCCTCTTCCAGATCTACCAGCGCGACTATCAGATCGCCCTGGAGCAGGCGAAAGCCCAGGTCGAGGCCGACGAGGCCGCGATCAAGAACATCGATGCCCAGATCCAGGCGCAGTACGCCAACATCGACGTGTCGAAGGCGCAGGTCGCCACTGCCGAGGCGGCGCTGAAATTCGCCCAGGAGGATGCGGCCCGGTACAAGGACCTCGCCGAGCGCGGCTCGGGCTCGATCCAGCAATCGCAATCGGCGACCTCGACGCTGCAGCAGCGGCAGGCCTCGCTGCAGAGCGCCAATGCCAGCGTGGTCGCCGCGCAGAAGCAGATCGGCTCGCTGCAGGCGCAGAAAGCCTCGACCCAGGCGCAGCTCGCCCGCGACAAGGCGCAGGTGGAACAGGCGGAACTGAACCTCGGCTACACCACAATCCGCTCCGTGCAGTCCGGCCGTGTCGTCCGGTTGACCGGCGGCATCGGTCAGCTCGCCCAGGCCGGGCAGACCCTCTCGACCTTCGTGCCGGACGACATCTGGGTGACGGCGAACTACAAGGAGACGCAGATCACCGACATGCGTCCGGGCCAGCCGGTCGACATTGCGATCGATGCCTACCCGAGCCGCAAGATCCACGGCACGGTGGCCTCGGTGCAGCCGGGCTCCGGCACCGCCTTCAGCCTGTTGCCGGCGCAGAACGCCACCGGCAATTACGTGAAGGTGACGCAGCGCATCCCGGTGAAGATCGTCGTCAGCGACTGGCCGACGGACGTCTCGATCGGCCCGGGCATGTCGATCGTTCCGACCGTCACGGTCCGGTGA
- a CDS encoding DHA2 family efflux MFS transporter permease subunit, protein MAAKGGSAAPGRKPNADKPRTGKSAASKSASGKAPGGHNPWLIAGVVALATFMEVLDTTIANVALRYISGGLAVGPDEAAWVVTSYLVANAITLTASSFLAKRYGRKAFFMWSVGLFTISSILCGFAWSLESLLLFRVLQGLGGGGMAPLAQSILADSFPPAKRGQAFALYGVAIVVAPVIGPTLGGWLSDNASWHWCFLINGPVGVIALGLMYWLIEDSEAAKKERRALSRKGIRFDIVGFVLVALFLGSLEVILGEGQRKDWFGTSTLMNVSGVLMVVSFAAMIPWLLNKKNPIVDLSLLGNRQFGSCFLVMMFTGAILISTTQFIPQITQEYYGYTATLSGLVLGPGGIVTVVMMFLTGRVSAYVQPKWLIATGMTIVALGMYDLTRLNGTTTFAFFAWSRVYIGIGLPMVFLSITSASYEGIRKDQTDQASALINVARNVGGSMGVSLAQNILAYRSQFHQSRLVESINPAEPAYQETMRRATQYFSEHGYVGVEAQNQATAWIGSVLSTEVAYWAYIDVFWVLGMVAACAVPLALSLKSVKLGGGAPAGGH, encoded by the coding sequence ATGGCCGCCAAGGGCGGGTCGGCCGCGCCCGGGCGGAAGCCGAACGCGGACAAGCCGCGGACGGGCAAGTCCGCTGCGAGCAAGTCCGCTTCGGGCAAGGCGCCGGGCGGCCACAATCCCTGGCTGATCGCCGGCGTGGTCGCGCTGGCGACCTTCATGGAGGTGCTCGACACCACCATCGCCAACGTGGCGCTCCGCTACATCTCGGGCGGCCTCGCGGTCGGGCCCGACGAGGCGGCCTGGGTGGTGACGAGCTACCTCGTGGCCAACGCGATCACGCTCACGGCCTCGAGCTTCCTGGCCAAGCGCTACGGCCGCAAGGCGTTCTTCATGTGGTCGGTGGGGCTGTTCACGATCTCGTCGATCCTGTGCGGTTTCGCCTGGAGCCTCGAATCGCTCCTGCTGTTCCGGGTGCTGCAGGGGCTCGGCGGCGGCGGCATGGCCCCGCTCGCCCAGTCGATCCTGGCCGATTCGTTCCCGCCGGCGAAGCGCGGTCAGGCTTTCGCGCTCTACGGCGTCGCCATCGTCGTGGCGCCGGTGATCGGGCCGACGCTCGGCGGCTGGCTTTCCGACAACGCCTCCTGGCACTGGTGCTTCCTGATCAACGGCCCCGTGGGCGTGATCGCGCTGGGGCTGATGTACTGGCTGATCGAGGACAGCGAGGCGGCCAAGAAGGAGCGCCGGGCCCTGTCCCGCAAGGGCATCCGCTTCGACATCGTCGGCTTCGTTCTGGTCGCCCTGTTCCTCGGCTCGCTGGAGGTGATCCTCGGCGAGGGCCAGCGGAAGGACTGGTTCGGCACCTCGACTCTGATGAACGTTTCCGGCGTGCTGATGGTGGTCTCGTTCGCGGCCATGATTCCGTGGCTCCTGAACAAGAAGAACCCGATCGTGGACCTGAGCCTGCTGGGCAATCGCCAGTTCGGCTCCTGCTTCCTGGTGATGATGTTTACCGGCGCGATCCTGATCTCGACCACGCAGTTCATCCCGCAGATCACGCAAGAATATTACGGCTACACCGCCACCCTGTCGGGCCTCGTGCTCGGGCCCGGCGGCATCGTCACGGTGGTCATGATGTTCCTCACCGGCCGGGTCTCGGCCTACGTGCAGCCGAAATGGCTGATCGCCACCGGCATGACCATCGTGGCGCTCGGGATGTATGACCTGACGCGGCTCAACGGCACGACGACCTTCGCGTTCTTCGCGTGGTCGCGGGTCTATATCGGCATCGGCCTGCCGATGGTGTTCCTGTCGATCACCTCGGCTTCCTACGAGGGCATCCGCAAGGACCAGACAGATCAGGCTTCGGCCCTGATCAACGTCGCCCGCAACGTCGGCGGCTCGATGGGCGTCTCGCTCGCCCAGAACATCCTGGCCTATCGCAGCCAGTTCCATCAGAGCCGGCTGGTCGAGAGCATCAATCCGGCCGAGCCCGCCTACCAGGAGACGATGCGACGCGCGACGCAGTACTTTTCCGAGCACGGCTATGTCGGCGTCGAGGCCCAGAACCAGGCAACGGCCTGGATCGGCAGCGTGCTGAGCACCGAGGTCGCCTACTGGGCCTATATCGACGTGTTCTGGGTGCTGGGCATGGTCGCCGCCTGCGCGGTGCCGCTGGCGCTGAGCCTGAAGAGCGTCAAGCTCGGCGGCGGTGCGCCGGCCGGCGGGCATTGA
- a CDS encoding transglycosylase SLT domain-containing protein, with product MGVFPEPARCADDVSRLAPTASHIEDETVAWLPRAGRGTERRSLRRTGQNGIRRLSGTLVLGLIAGFGLPQAAFAPAYFAPAAQAHDRVDTSPRAAQALARSAMDAAPIEASSEAYAAWSGLPVPEQEPATTALIQDNLAALPRVTQEQGEAAVRFGQRSVPGKVVDTIVKASDEAGVDPVYMMALADKESSFDTDAKAATSSAQGLFQFVARTWLEMIRDYGARYGLANEAAAVKGRGSAITVTAGMRTRVLGLRNDPRVAALMAAELIKRDRERIEARVGRALSTTELYLAHFLGTASAGRFLSLSSERPDEVAGREFRSAARANRSLFTEKAGGKRRSLTVAELHGRIEDMIDRRLTRYKGVAAVAEALDKTPAQTEVAADEAGQAAGNRRVQVTEALPPDGV from the coding sequence ATGGGGGTTTTCCCGGAGCCGGCGCGTTGCGCCGACGACGTGAGCCGACTCGCGCCGACCGCGAGCCATATCGAGGATGAAACCGTGGCGTGGCTGCCGCGGGCCGGACGCGGAACGGAGCGCCGGTCACTTCGCCGCACAGGCCAGAATGGGATCCGCCGGCTCTCCGGAACGCTGGTCCTGGGCCTGATCGCCGGGTTCGGCCTGCCGCAGGCGGCCTTCGCGCCGGCCTATTTCGCGCCCGCCGCACAGGCTCACGACCGGGTGGACACCAGCCCGCGTGCCGCGCAGGCGCTCGCCCGCTCCGCGATGGACGCCGCGCCGATCGAGGCCTCATCCGAAGCCTACGCCGCCTGGAGCGGACTGCCCGTTCCGGAGCAGGAGCCGGCCACCACGGCGCTGATCCAGGACAACCTCGCCGCCCTGCCGCGCGTGACCCAGGAGCAGGGCGAGGCCGCCGTCCGATTCGGCCAGCGCAGCGTGCCGGGCAAGGTGGTCGACACGATCGTGAAGGCCTCGGACGAGGCTGGTGTCGATCCCGTCTACATGATGGCGCTGGCCGACAAGGAATCGAGCTTCGACACCGACGCGAAGGCCGCGACTTCCTCGGCGCAGGGCCTGTTTCAGTTCGTCGCCCGCACCTGGCTGGAGATGATCCGCGATTACGGCGCCCGCTACGGGCTCGCCAACGAAGCCGCCGCCGTGAAGGGCCGCGGCTCCGCAATCACCGTCACGGCCGGGATGCGCACCCGGGTCCTCGGCCTGCGCAACGATCCGCGCGTGGCGGCGCTGATGGCGGCCGAGCTGATCAAGCGCGACCGCGAGCGGATCGAGGCGCGGGTCGGTCGGGCCCTCTCCACCACCGAGCTCTACCTCGCGCATTTCCTCGGCACGGCCAGCGCCGGACGCTTCCTGTCGCTCTCCTCCGAGAGGCCCGACGAGGTCGCGGGGCGGGAGTTCCGCAGCGCGGCCCGGGCCAATCGCAGCCTGTTCACCGAGAAGGCCGGCGGCAAGCGCCGCAGCCTGACCGTGGCCGAACTGCACGGGCGGATCGAGGACATGATCGACCGGCGGCTGACGCGCTACAAGGGCGTCGCGGCGGTGGCCGAGGCCCTGGACAAAACGCCGGCTCAGACCGAGGTCGCCGCCGACGAGGCAGGCCAGGCTGCGGGCAACCGCCGCGTGCAGGTCACGGAAGCGCTGCCGCCGGACGGGGTGTGA
- a CDS encoding inositol-3-phosphate synthase produces MSMQSGRRVGVAFVGMGGAVATTAIAGIEMIKSGSNRLDGLPLAGLSVAGTADYKDLVFGGWDLNGDDLASAASGHGVLSKDDIENGAQVLKGITPWPAVGSAKFCKNIDGQNRIVAKDHREAVSVIANDLRRFQKESNLGDVVVVNLASTERWPDLNDPTLNSTAAFEKGLDSSDEAISPAMLYAYAAIKSGIPYANFTPSVAADVPALLDLAKELNVPVAGKDGKTGQTMMKTVLAPAFKARALHVDGWFSTNILGNRDGLALNDPNSLQSKLNTKGTVLDSILGYPVEDHLVHIHYYRPRGDDKEAWDNIDVTGFMGQRMQIKVNFLCKDSILAAPLVIEIARVLDLANKRGDGGVQEQLSTFFKAPMVKNGHGPEHAFGKQEKMLHDWLGVH; encoded by the coding sequence ATGAGCATGCAGTCCGGTCGCCGCGTCGGTGTCGCGTTCGTTGGCATGGGGGGCGCCGTCGCCACCACCGCCATCGCCGGCATCGAGATGATCAAATCCGGCTCGAACCGGCTCGACGGACTGCCGCTCGCCGGCCTCTCCGTGGCGGGCACGGCCGATTACAAGGATCTCGTCTTCGGCGGCTGGGACCTGAACGGCGACGACCTCGCCTCGGCCGCGAGTGGCCACGGCGTGCTTTCGAAAGACGACATCGAGAACGGCGCCCAGGTCCTGAAGGGCATCACCCCCTGGCCGGCTGTCGGCAGCGCCAAGTTCTGCAAGAACATCGACGGCCAGAACCGCATCGTCGCCAAGGACCACCGCGAGGCGGTCTCGGTGATCGCCAACGACCTCCGCCGCTTCCAGAAGGAGAGCAACCTCGGCGACGTGGTCGTGGTGAACCTCGCCTCCACGGAGCGCTGGCCCGACCTGAACGACCCGACCCTGAACTCGACCGCGGCCTTCGAGAAGGGGCTCGATTCGAGCGACGAGGCGATCTCGCCGGCGATGCTCTACGCCTACGCGGCGATCAAGAGCGGCATCCCCTACGCCAACTTTACCCCGAGCGTGGCCGCGGACGTCCCGGCACTCCTGGACCTCGCCAAGGAGCTGAACGTCCCGGTGGCCGGCAAGGACGGCAAGACCGGCCAGACCATGATGAAGACGGTGCTGGCCCCCGCTTTCAAGGCGCGCGCCCTGCACGTCGACGGCTGGTTCTCGACTAACATCCTCGGCAACCGCGACGGCCTGGCGCTGAACGACCCGAACTCGCTGCAGTCCAAGCTCAACACCAAGGGCACGGTGCTCGACTCGATCCTCGGCTACCCGGTCGAGGACCACCTCGTGCACATCCACTATTACCGGCCGCGCGGCGACGACAAGGAAGCCTGGGACAACATCGACGTCACCGGCTTCATGGGCCAGCGGATGCAGATCAAGGTGAACTTCCTCTGCAAGGACTCGATCCTGGCCGCCCCGCTGGTCATCGAGATCGCCCGCGTCCTCGACCTCGCCAACAAGCGCGGCGACGGCGGCGTGCAGGAGCAGCTCTCGACCTTCTTCAAGGCGCCGATGGTCAAAAACGGCCACGGGCCGGAGCACGCCTTCGGCAAGCAGGAGAAGATGCTCCACGACTGGCTGGGCGTGCACTGA
- a CDS encoding HD domain-containing protein translates to MPSENHPSPSGAAAPEALRDLLVEMNDLKRVRSAGRPGSIAERLFAQGWGLLTGGAAPDDVALDITATTLAATRLCDLDAAFLTAAGLSDADASTVLVAGFDAVTRELDPELRERLRARLAPRPAGRPGPLPGFVGALAQQPRAGVTCPGRARILLEPPENHAEHCLIVAVYGVCLSPFYRADPGTVFLAAMAHHFHNAAMPDAGFTGEMLLGDHLGPIMATTTAWALNELGEPLRGEVERARAVLPDDATAEGRAFHAADCIDRVLQIAQHLRGASTTMGMVLGEWELVHAGPVKGFHDRVLADMRIP, encoded by the coding sequence ATGCCGAGCGAGAACCACCCGTCCCCCTCCGGCGCCGCCGCGCCGGAGGCGTTGCGCGACCTTCTGGTCGAGATGAACGACCTCAAGCGCGTCCGCTCGGCGGGCCGCCCGGGGTCGATCGCCGAGCGGCTGTTCGCGCAGGGATGGGGACTCCTCACCGGCGGCGCCGCGCCCGATGACGTCGCCCTCGACATCACCGCGACCACCCTCGCGGCGACACGCCTCTGCGACCTCGACGCGGCCTTCCTGACCGCGGCGGGGCTCTCCGACGCGGACGCCTCCACGGTGCTGGTGGCGGGCTTCGACGCCGTCACCAGAGAGCTCGATCCGGAGCTCCGCGAGCGCTTGCGCGCGCGGCTCGCGCCGCGTCCGGCCGGCCGGCCCGGGCCGCTGCCGGGCTTCGTCGGCGCCCTGGCGCAGCAGCCGCGGGCGGGCGTCACCTGCCCCGGCCGCGCCCGGATCCTGCTGGAGCCGCCAGAGAACCACGCCGAGCACTGCCTGATCGTGGCGGTCTACGGCGTCTGCCTCAGCCCGTTCTACCGGGCCGATCCCGGCACCGTGTTCCTGGCCGCGATGGCCCACCACTTCCACAACGCCGCGATGCCGGATGCCGGCTTTACTGGCGAGATGCTGCTCGGCGATCATCTGGGCCCGATCATGGCGACCACCACCGCCTGGGCGCTCAATGAACTCGGCGAACCCCTGCGCGGCGAGGTCGAGCGCGCCCGCGCGGTCCTGCCCGACGACGCCACCGCCGAGGGCCGCGCCTTCCACGCGGCCGACTGCATCGACCGGGTCCTGCAGATCGCCCAGCATCTCCGCGGGGCCTCGACCACGATGGGGATGGTGCTCGGCGAGTGGGAGCTGGTCCATGCCGGCCCGGTGAAGGGCTTCCACGATCGTGTCCTCGCCGACATGCGCATCCCTTGA
- a CDS encoding class I SAM-dependent methyltransferase, which produces MIPFELRSPDTGNPLKADGPHALRDAETGARWPVIDGIPYLRINRAALVERVLAHLDAGEPDEALAALLVDQDDWWNGPPADPAGIIRLIKERRTATLRDAVELLGWGRVGDYFLHRWSDPTFLAGLSLLEAHWNEPVCVFEFACGIGHYLRELQRRGCKVAGADVVFAKLWVARHWVVAEKAQLVCFDAGSAHWPIAGAPVDLVVCNDAFYFLGDKAVLLECLRQNAGDDGWLALSHIHNRDCPGFSAGRAVTAEEIAELFPDALVYDDAELTRALVEARAPGPQEPAALRTCEAFSVVCGPGMRPAPRALVDGLTLPKPRTVLRLNPLYAPEGDGYVIRWPSERYEAEYGPRATYPLHSPGPETLTFGENLDASETQRVRVREFVDLPERW; this is translated from the coding sequence ATGATCCCGTTCGAACTCAGATCGCCGGACACCGGCAACCCGCTGAAGGCCGACGGCCCGCACGCCCTGCGCGACGCGGAGACCGGCGCGCGCTGGCCCGTGATCGACGGCATCCCGTACCTGCGGATCAACCGCGCGGCCCTGGTCGAGCGGGTGCTCGCCCATCTCGATGCCGGCGAGCCCGACGAGGCGCTGGCCGCCCTGCTGGTCGATCAAGACGATTGGTGGAACGGGCCGCCCGCCGATCCCGCCGGGATCATCCGCCTGATCAAGGAGCGCCGCACCGCGACCCTGCGCGACGCGGTCGAACTCCTCGGCTGGGGCCGCGTCGGCGACTACTTCCTGCACCGCTGGAGCGACCCGACCTTCCTGGCTGGCCTGTCTCTCCTGGAAGCGCACTGGAACGAGCCCGTTTGCGTCTTCGAATTCGCCTGCGGCATCGGCCACTACCTGCGGGAGCTGCAGCGGCGCGGCTGCAAGGTCGCTGGGGCCGACGTGGTCTTCGCCAAGCTCTGGGTGGCGCGCCACTGGGTCGTGGCCGAGAAGGCCCAGCTCGTCTGCTTCGACGCCGGCTCAGCCCACTGGCCGATCGCCGGGGCTCCGGTCGACCTCGTCGTGTGCAACGACGCCTTCTACTTCCTCGGCGACAAGGCGGTGCTGCTCGAGTGCCTCCGCCAGAATGCCGGCGACGACGGCTGGCTGGCGCTGAGCCACATCCACAACCGCGACTGCCCGGGCTTCTCGGCCGGACGGGCGGTGACGGCCGAGGAGATCGCCGAGCTGTTTCCCGACGCCCTGGTGTACGACGACGCGGAGTTGACCCGGGCGCTCGTCGAGGCGCGGGCGCCGGGCCCGCAGGAGCCGGCGGCCCTGCGCACCTGCGAGGCGTTCTCGGTGGTGTGCGGCCCCGGCATGCGCCCGGCGCCGCGCGCGCTTGTCGACGGCCTGACCCTGCCGAAGCCGAGGACCGTGCTGCGGCTCAACCCGCTCTACGCGCCAGAAGGCGACGGTTACGTCATCCGCTGGCCCTCGGAGCGCTACGAGGCGGAATACGGCCCCCGCGCCACCTACCCGCTGCACTCGCCGGGACCCGAGACGCTGACCTTCGGCGAAAACCTCGATGCGTCGGAGACGCAGCGCGTGCGCGTACGCGAATTCGTCGACCTCCCGGAGCGGTGGTGA
- a CDS encoding Gfo/Idh/MocA family protein, which produces MDAVGWGIVGYGWVARDFMEPGIRAAGHRLVAVSDPNPESRAAAERAGARGHADLAALIAEPEVEAVYVATPNHLHRIAVEALAAAGKAILCEKPMAATLGDAEAMVRAVESQNIFYGTAFDQRHHPAHRTIRAQVEAGRLGTVTAVRIVYACWLGRDWSEAGQPNWRIDAAQAGGGALMDLAPHGLDLVDFLVGEPITDLAALTQSRVQDYAVGDGALLIGRTAGGALASLHVAYNCPDALPRRRLEVVGTKGLLVAENTMGQTAGGSLTFIDGASGRAEPLAFDADSSPFTEQVRAFGSALRRPEERAAYSASRDLHTMRLVARAYGQG; this is translated from the coding sequence ATGGACGCCGTCGGCTGGGGCATCGTCGGCTACGGCTGGGTCGCCCGCGACTTCATGGAGCCGGGCATCCGCGCCGCCGGGCACCGGCTGGTGGCGGTCAGCGATCCGAATCCGGAGAGCCGCGCGGCCGCCGAGCGGGCGGGCGCCCGCGGTCACGCCGACCTTGCCGCCCTGATCGCCGAGCCCGAGGTCGAGGCGGTCTACGTGGCGACGCCGAACCACCTCCACCGCATCGCCGTCGAGGCGCTGGCCGCCGCCGGCAAGGCGATCCTGTGCGAGAAGCCCATGGCGGCGACGCTCGGGGACGCCGAGGCCATGGTCCGCGCGGTCGAGTCGCAAAACATCTTCTACGGGACGGCCTTCGACCAGCGGCATCACCCGGCCCACCGGACGATCCGCGCTCAGGTCGAGGCCGGCCGGCTCGGCACCGTGACGGCGGTGCGGATCGTCTACGCCTGCTGGCTCGGCCGAGACTGGTCGGAGGCCGGGCAGCCCAACTGGCGGATCGACGCCGCCCAGGCCGGCGGCGGCGCCCTGATGGACCTCGCCCCGCACGGGCTCGACCTCGTGGACTTCCTGGTGGGTGAGCCGATCACGGATCTCGCGGCGCTCACGCAGTCCCGCGTGCAGGACTACGCCGTCGGCGACGGCGCCCTGCTGATCGGGCGGACCGCGGGCGGTGCCCTGGCGAGCCTGCACGTCGCCTACAATTGCCCGGACGCGCTGCCCCGCCGCCGCCTGGAGGTGGTCGGCACGAAGGGCCTGCTGGTCGCCGAGAACACGATGGGCCAGACGGCCGGCGGGTCGCTGACCTTCATAGACGGCGCCAGCGGGCGCGCCGAACCGCTCGCCTTCGACGCCGACAGCTCGCCCTTCACCGAGCAGGTGCGCGCCTTCGGCTCGGCCCTGCGCCGGCCCGAGGAGCGGGCGGCGTACTCGGCGTCCCGAGACCTTCACACGATGCGGCTCGTCGCCCGCGCCTACGGGCAGGGGTAG
- a CDS encoding YcaO-like family protein, with product MTQADAFHDQDDRARHERIKAPRPYRFGAKRPIEGLPETLPDAVKAYLDVLPEGRIVGFPLAPLDRTGIPVWFVALFLGDPFFVGAMPSGIGYGATDDEALIGAVAEIAENLMPSLAVLPRAKERASYADLVRVYGTKSVADPLTLCLPAGSPVGRDTVLEWTPSVRHATGEIVLMPLDIAATDYFELSEGYKPFTNLITNGLGAGPDVPFALGHGVLELLQRDGNGLLFRALDQGVMLDLDGIGPENAAMLARLKELGIRALPKFATDQFGLTNLYVVGYDEDPARTPAPIALSACGEACDPDRERALRKALLEFQAARVRKTFGHGPLDMAATVTPPGYVDAFIQKALPSLDLEESRALQAMLEWIEMPAADLRGVLADTVYSERSTKRFAELPSTPAADGHARGKIACDRLLEAGFDVLYVDCTPSGGGVGVVKAIVPGLEVETMSYYRIGERNTKKLLDRDHPLIRFGTESETLRPVRLTPEALERFGGQPLFDTALAETIVGRHYPLYREPESHHAPFRLAQRQGRAA from the coding sequence TTGACCCAAGCAGACGCCTTCCACGACCAGGACGACCGCGCCCGCCACGAGCGGATCAAGGCGCCGCGACCCTACCGCTTCGGGGCCAAGCGGCCGATCGAGGGCCTGCCCGAGACCCTGCCCGACGCGGTCAAGGCCTATCTCGACGTCCTGCCGGAAGGCCGCATCGTCGGCTTCCCGCTGGCACCGCTTGATCGCACCGGCATCCCGGTCTGGTTCGTGGCCCTGTTCCTCGGCGACCCGTTCTTCGTGGGCGCAATGCCGTCGGGCATCGGCTACGGCGCCACCGACGACGAGGCGCTGATCGGCGCCGTGGCGGAGATCGCCGAGAATTTGATGCCGTCACTCGCGGTGCTGCCGCGGGCCAAGGAGCGGGCGAGCTACGCCGACCTCGTGCGCGTCTACGGCACCAAATCCGTCGCCGACCCGCTGACCCTCTGCCTCCCGGCCGGCTCTCCGGTCGGCCGCGACACGGTCCTCGAATGGACACCGTCCGTGCGGCACGCCACGGGCGAGATCGTGCTGATGCCGCTCGACATCGCGGCCACCGACTATTTCGAGCTGTCGGAGGGCTACAAGCCCTTCACCAACCTGATCACCAACGGGCTCGGCGCAGGGCCCGACGTGCCCTTCGCCCTGGGCCACGGCGTGCTGGAACTGCTGCAGCGGGACGGCAACGGCCTGCTGTTCCGGGCCCTCGACCAGGGCGTGATGCTCGACCTCGACGGCATCGGCCCGGAGAACGCCGCGATGCTGGCCCGGCTGAAGGAGCTCGGGATCCGCGCCCTGCCGAAATTCGCCACCGACCAGTTCGGGCTGACCAACCTCTACGTCGTCGGCTACGACGAGGATCCGGCGCGGACCCCGGCACCGATCGCGCTCTCGGCCTGCGGCGAGGCCTGCGATCCGGACCGGGAGCGGGCCCTGCGCAAGGCGCTGCTGGAGTTCCAGGCGGCGCGGGTGCGCAAGACCTTCGGGCACGGTCCCCTCGACATGGCCGCCACGGTGACGCCGCCCGGCTACGTCGACGCGTTCATCCAGAAGGCGCTCCCCAGCCTGGACTTGGAGGAGAGCCGCGCTCTCCAGGCGATGCTCGAATGGATCGAGATGCCGGCGGCCGACCTGCGCGGCGTGCTGGCCGACACGGTCTATTCCGAGCGCAGCACCAAGCGGTTCGCCGAGCTGCCCTCGACCCCGGCCGCCGACGGCCATGCCCGGGGGAAGATCGCCTGTGACCGGCTGCTGGAGGCCGGGTTCGATGTCCTCTACGTCGACTGCACCCCATCCGGCGGCGGGGTCGGCGTCGTGAAGGCGATCGTGCCGGGGCTCGAGGTCGAGACCATGAGCTACTACCGGATCGGCGAGCGCAACACGAAGAAGCTCCTCGACCGCGATCACCCGCTGATCCGCTTCGGCACCGAGAGCGAGACCCTGCGCCCGGTGCGGCTCACGCCGGAGGCCCTGGAGCGGTTCGGCGGCCAGCCGCTGTTCGACACGGCCCTGGCCGAGACGATCGTCGGTCGGCACTATCCGCTGTACCGCGAGCCGGAATCGCACCATGCGCCGTTCCGCCTCGCCCAACGGCAGGGGAGGGCGGCGTGA